Proteins co-encoded in one Aggregicoccus sp. 17bor-14 genomic window:
- a CDS encoding Ig-like domain-containing protein → MRSRIVRSAAGLLGLAAFTGLAGCRDLDVPPPGPGAPPVVRFVNPDVAASGARVSQTLPVTLEAQDANGIRSVTLVCGATPLFSWTSAPYVATVDLRPCTAAAGADAGTVAVTLVARAVDATGMEGSASAEVQVDASAPAVELVLPERVAPGRAFTVLVKSDRPIAGPLVSVEGVGVQAVPVDANTFSATVPAAPGLGVDTWDADAGAPPLALLEQVERPLDVAVEARGLNGNPAPRVVARTFVSRIAWERSIPGVALGRANGDGTVIPQLPVATKEGLVLPVVSAGGRSGTEWVPVLMRAAAGEVRTVPPEQLDGGYLGAGVDLLGRTLLANGNGDAHYYDLVQGTTAPSKPLSASAVRVPAAVGDELCFSQLGATCGLLELHCLRPGGSERIAQLSTPGLAQLRNPSAMVVSGGRVLVMGMAQGSSICCSGSACSSEAQDMFVDADGSKGMVTLFPSPGGQSVPAVSRALPLGGGAFALGSETPGFLKPGGVYRFGSDRAVSQPWPALASFPDFNALVSGQLGSEQLLTLEAQGATQTALARHAPGLQPATSLLPASFEQETPAPLEADNSAVPTAQGVAVLLRVTNDVGALASVDARGNPRWIYRYDRSFGGDLAVATPDSGLVYLVDLRRQRVVALYP, encoded by the coding sequence ATGCGGAGTCGCATCGTGCGCAGTGCCGCGGGTCTGCTCGGACTCGCCGCGTTTACGGGTCTCGCGGGCTGCCGCGACCTGGATGTACCCCCGCCCGGCCCGGGCGCGCCGCCCGTGGTGCGCTTCGTCAACCCGGACGTGGCGGCCTCGGGTGCGCGCGTGTCGCAGACCCTCCCCGTGACGCTCGAGGCCCAGGACGCCAACGGCATCCGCTCGGTCACCCTCGTGTGCGGCGCCACCCCGCTCTTCAGCTGGACCTCGGCGCCCTACGTGGCCACCGTGGACCTGCGCCCGTGCACGGCCGCCGCTGGCGCGGACGCGGGCACCGTCGCCGTCACGCTGGTGGCGCGCGCGGTGGACGCGACCGGCATGGAGGGCAGCGCGAGCGCCGAGGTGCAGGTGGACGCGAGCGCGCCCGCGGTGGAGCTGGTGCTGCCCGAGCGCGTGGCGCCCGGGCGCGCCTTCACCGTGCTGGTGAAGAGCGACCGGCCCATCGCCGGGCCGCTGGTGAGCGTGGAGGGCGTGGGCGTGCAGGCGGTCCCGGTGGACGCCAACACCTTCAGCGCCACGGTGCCTGCGGCGCCGGGGCTGGGCGTGGACACCTGGGACGCGGACGCAGGCGCCCCGCCGCTCGCGCTGCTCGAGCAGGTGGAGCGCCCGCTGGACGTGGCGGTGGAGGCGCGCGGGCTCAACGGCAACCCGGCGCCGCGCGTGGTGGCGCGCACCTTCGTCTCGCGCATCGCGTGGGAGCGCAGCATCCCGGGCGTGGCGCTGGGGCGCGCGAACGGCGACGGCACGGTCATCCCGCAGCTGCCGGTGGCGACGAAGGAGGGCCTGGTGCTGCCGGTGGTGAGCGCGGGCGGCCGCAGCGGCACGGAGTGGGTGCCGGTGCTGATGCGCGCGGCCGCGGGGGAGGTACGCACCGTGCCCCCCGAGCAGCTGGACGGCGGCTACCTGGGCGCCGGCGTGGACCTGCTCGGGCGCACGCTGCTCGCCAACGGCAACGGCGACGCGCACTACTACGACCTCGTGCAGGGCACCACCGCGCCGAGCAAGCCCCTCTCCGCGAGCGCCGTGCGCGTGCCGGCCGCCGTGGGCGACGAGCTGTGCTTCTCGCAGCTGGGCGCCACCTGCGGCCTGCTCGAGCTGCACTGCCTGCGCCCCGGGGGCAGCGAGCGCATCGCCCAGCTCTCCACGCCGGGGCTCGCGCAGCTGCGCAACCCGAGCGCGATGGTGGTCTCGGGCGGGCGCGTGCTCGTGATGGGCATGGCCCAGGGCAGCAGCATCTGCTGCAGCGGCAGCGCGTGCTCCTCGGAGGCCCAGGACATGTTCGTGGACGCGGACGGGAGCAAGGGCATGGTCACGCTCTTCCCCAGCCCCGGCGGCCAGAGCGTCCCCGCCGTCTCGCGCGCCCTGCCGCTGGGTGGGGGCGCCTTCGCGCTGGGCTCGGAGACGCCGGGCTTCCTCAAGCCGGGGGGCGTCTACCGCTTCGGCAGCGACCGCGCGGTGTCCCAACCCTGGCCCGCGCTGGCGAGCTTCCCGGACTTCAACGCGCTCGTCAGCGGGCAGCTGGGCAGCGAGCAGCTGCTCACGCTCGAGGCGCAGGGGGCGACGCAGACCGCGCTCGCGCGCCACGCGCCTGGCCTCCAGCCCGCGACGAGCCTGCTGCCCGCCTCCTTCGAGCAGGAGACGCCTGCTCCGCTCGAGGCGGACAACAGCGCGGTCCCCACCGCGCAGGGCGTGGCGGTGCTGCTGCGCGTGACCAACGACGTGGGCGCGCTCGCGAGCGTGGACGCCCGCGGCAACCCCCGCTGGATCTACCGCTACGACCGCAGCTTCGGAGGCGACCTGGCGGTGGCCACGCCCGACTCGGGCCTCGTGTACCTCGTGGACCTGCGCCGCCAGCGCGTGGTGGCGCTGTATCCGTGA
- the fabI gene encoding enoyl-ACP reductase FabI has protein sequence MLLQGKKLLITGVLTPQSIAYGIAERALEQGAEIMLTGFGRARSLTERSAKRLKSGTEVLELDVTNPAHFTALTESLRQKWGRVDGALHAVAYAPEDALGGNFLNTPWESVQTAFRISTFSLRDLAVAVMPLMSAGGSIVTLDFDNQNVAWPIYDWMGVCKAGLEACVRYLARDLGPKGIRVNALAAGPLATIAAKGIPGFKSLEQGWGTQAPLGWSAKDSHDMVSRTACAMLSDWMPSTTGEIVHVDGGYHAIGAPPVDPSLDEAPAEPKKAE, from the coding sequence ATGCTGCTTCAGGGCAAGAAGCTCCTCATCACCGGCGTGCTCACCCCCCAGTCCATCGCCTACGGCATCGCCGAGCGGGCGCTGGAGCAGGGTGCCGAGATCATGCTCACCGGCTTCGGCCGCGCCCGCTCCCTCACCGAGCGCAGCGCCAAGCGCCTGAAGTCCGGCACCGAGGTGCTCGAGCTGGACGTGACCAACCCCGCGCACTTCACCGCGCTCACCGAGAGCCTGCGCCAGAAGTGGGGCCGGGTGGACGGCGCGCTGCACGCAGTGGCCTACGCGCCCGAGGACGCGCTGGGCGGCAACTTCCTCAACACCCCGTGGGAGAGCGTGCAGACCGCCTTCCGCATCTCCACGTTCTCGCTGCGCGACCTCGCCGTGGCGGTGATGCCCCTGATGAGCGCGGGCGGCTCCATCGTCACCCTGGACTTCGACAACCAGAACGTCGCCTGGCCCATCTACGACTGGATGGGCGTGTGCAAGGCGGGGCTCGAGGCCTGCGTGCGCTACCTCGCGCGCGACCTGGGCCCCAAGGGCATCCGCGTCAACGCGCTCGCCGCGGGGCCGCTCGCCACCATCGCCGCCAAGGGCATCCCGGGCTTCAAGAGCCTCGAGCAGGGCTGGGGCACCCAGGCCCCGCTGGGCTGGAGCGCCAAGGACAGCCACGACATGGTCAGCCGCACCGCCTGCGCCATGCTGAGCGACTGGATGCCCAGCACCACGGGCGAGATCGTCCACGTGGACGGCGGCTACCACGCCATCGGCGCGCCGCCGGTGGACCCCAGCCTCGACGAGGCCCCGGCGGAGCCGAAGAAGGCGGAGTAG
- a CDS encoding 2-oxoglutarate dehydrogenase E1 component, translating to MSNFQDTHLSGANIDFIEGLYARFLEDPASVDPSWRELFAGNAGAGRPIVGVVPPEFRPPPPPPAVPGKGAKGNGAAAAALQQAAAPAAGTAPTAQAALDMDLQARVTQTINAFRLRGHLRANLDPLGRQRPPLEHVADVGLVKDSAFSERELDQQVNTTGVFPEERVRLRDLLARLRRTYCGSIGVEFMQMLDSERRRWLMKRMEHAENRTQFSPEDQRHILTKLSYAEGFESFLHTKYIGAKRFSLDGGEALVPMIDAMMEQAAPMGVREVVIGMAHRGRLNVLTNILGKRPDQIFSEFEGPKDPKAYFGRGDVKYHMGFSSDHTTRAGTGVHLSLAFNPSHLEAVDPVVEGRVRAKQDRGGDTERAKVLPLLIHGDAAMMGQGIVAETLNLAGLRGYTTGGTVHVVINNQVGFTTDPDDSRSSIYATAIAQMLDIPIFHVNGDDAEACVHVAKLVAEYRQVFKSDVVVDLICYRRYGHNEGDEPRFTQPKMYALIDKHPTVRTLYAQELAKAQRLSAEDAEAIKQKAYQDFDAALTRVKQENQYKEPSALEGLWKAYKGGSEKTTPSPETGVDKARLKDFLQKLGTAPEGFHVHKDVERTVLKSRQGMLQTETLNWSAGESLAYATLLAEGYSVRITGQDVERGTFSHRHAVINDTQTGQKHVMLKQFAQGNGSFHIYNSPLSEYACLGFEYGYSLDVPDGLTIWEAQFGDFANGAQIIIDQFIAAGEAKWKRLSGLTLFLPHGYEGQGPEHSSARLERFLDLCADDNIQVCYPSSPAQIFHLLRRQVLRPLRKPLVVMTPKSLLRKAEAASHLDELAQGSFQKVIFDKPEIDPAKVTRLLLCSGKVYYDLLKARDERKDSSVAIVRVEQLYPYPADELSGLVAKMPKLAELLWVQEEPRNAGAWHFMFPRLHDLASARAGGVPLKVGYVGRAEAASPATGFTKTHDLEQQLIVEQAVLRGNTNGR from the coding sequence ATGTCGAACTTCCAGGACACGCACCTCTCCGGTGCCAACATCGACTTCATCGAAGGGCTGTACGCGCGCTTCCTCGAGGACCCCGCGAGCGTGGATCCGAGCTGGCGCGAGCTCTTCGCCGGCAACGCGGGCGCGGGCCGCCCCATCGTCGGCGTGGTGCCCCCCGAGTTCCGCCCGCCCCCGCCCCCGCCGGCCGTCCCCGGCAAGGGCGCCAAGGGCAACGGCGCCGCCGCCGCCGCGCTGCAGCAGGCCGCGGCTCCGGCCGCCGGCACGGCCCCCACGGCCCAGGCCGCGCTGGACATGGACCTGCAGGCGCGCGTCACGCAGACCATCAACGCGTTCCGGCTGCGCGGCCACCTGCGCGCGAACCTGGACCCGCTGGGCCGCCAGCGCCCGCCGCTCGAGCACGTGGCGGACGTGGGGCTGGTGAAGGACAGCGCCTTCAGCGAGCGTGAGCTGGACCAGCAGGTGAACACCACCGGCGTGTTCCCCGAGGAGCGCGTGCGCCTGCGCGACCTGCTCGCGCGCCTGCGCCGCACCTACTGCGGCAGCATCGGCGTGGAGTTCATGCAGATGCTCGACAGCGAGCGGCGCCGCTGGCTGATGAAGCGCATGGAGCACGCGGAGAACCGCACGCAGTTCTCCCCCGAGGACCAGCGCCACATCCTCACCAAGCTCAGCTACGCAGAGGGGTTCGAGAGCTTCCTGCACACCAAGTACATCGGCGCGAAGCGCTTCAGCCTCGACGGCGGCGAGGCGCTGGTGCCGATGATCGACGCGATGATGGAGCAGGCCGCGCCCATGGGCGTGCGCGAGGTGGTCATCGGCATGGCCCACCGCGGCCGCCTCAACGTGCTGACCAACATCCTGGGCAAGCGCCCGGACCAGATCTTCAGCGAGTTCGAGGGGCCCAAGGACCCGAAGGCCTACTTCGGCCGCGGCGACGTGAAGTACCACATGGGCTTCTCCAGCGACCACACCACGCGCGCGGGCACCGGGGTGCACCTGAGCCTCGCCTTCAACCCCAGCCACCTCGAGGCGGTGGACCCGGTGGTCGAGGGGCGCGTGCGCGCGAAGCAGGACCGCGGCGGGGACACCGAGCGCGCCAAGGTGCTGCCGCTGCTCATCCACGGCGACGCCGCGATGATGGGCCAGGGCATCGTGGCCGAGACGCTGAACCTCGCGGGGCTGCGCGGCTACACCACCGGCGGCACCGTGCACGTGGTCATCAACAACCAGGTGGGCTTCACCACCGACCCGGACGACAGCCGCTCGAGCATCTACGCCACCGCGATCGCGCAGATGCTGGACATCCCCATCTTCCACGTGAACGGGGACGACGCCGAGGCCTGCGTGCACGTGGCGAAGCTCGTCGCCGAGTACCGCCAGGTGTTCAAGAGCGACGTGGTGGTGGACCTCATCTGCTACCGCCGCTACGGCCACAACGAGGGCGACGAGCCGCGCTTCACCCAGCCCAAGATGTACGCGCTCATCGACAAGCACCCCACGGTGCGCACGCTCTACGCGCAGGAGCTCGCCAAGGCGCAGCGCCTCAGCGCCGAGGACGCAGAGGCCATCAAGCAGAAGGCCTACCAGGACTTCGACGCGGCGCTCACCCGCGTGAAGCAGGAGAACCAGTACAAGGAGCCCAGCGCGCTCGAGGGCCTGTGGAAGGCCTACAAGGGCGGCTCGGAGAAGACCACCCCGTCTCCCGAGACCGGCGTGGACAAGGCGCGCCTGAAGGACTTCCTGCAGAAGCTCGGCACCGCGCCCGAGGGCTTCCACGTCCACAAGGACGTGGAGCGCACCGTGCTCAAGAGCCGCCAGGGCATGCTGCAGACCGAGACGCTCAACTGGAGCGCCGGCGAGAGCCTCGCGTACGCGACGCTGCTCGCCGAGGGCTACAGCGTGCGCATCACCGGCCAGGACGTGGAGCGCGGCACCTTCAGCCACCGCCACGCCGTCATCAACGACACCCAGACCGGCCAGAAGCACGTGATGCTGAAGCAGTTCGCCCAGGGCAACGGCAGCTTCCACATCTACAACAGCCCCTTGAGCGAGTACGCCTGCCTCGGCTTCGAGTACGGCTACAGCCTGGACGTGCCGGACGGCCTCACCATCTGGGAGGCGCAGTTCGGAGACTTCGCCAACGGCGCGCAGATCATCATCGACCAGTTCATCGCGGCCGGTGAGGCGAAGTGGAAGCGGCTGAGCGGGCTCACCCTCTTCCTGCCCCACGGCTACGAGGGCCAGGGCCCCGAGCACTCCAGCGCGCGCCTCGAGCGCTTCCTGGACCTGTGCGCGGACGACAACATCCAGGTCTGCTACCCGAGCAGCCCCGCGCAGATCTTCCACCTGCTGCGCCGCCAGGTGCTGCGCCCCTTGCGCAAGCCGCTGGTGGTGATGACGCCCAAGAGCCTGCTGCGCAAGGCGGAGGCGGCGAGCCACCTGGACGAGCTCGCGCAGGGCAGCTTCCAGAAGGTCATCTTCGACAAGCCGGAGATCGACCCTGCGAAGGTCACGCGCCTGCTCTTGTGCAGCGGCAAGGTCTACTACGACCTGCTCAAGGCGCGCGACGAGCGCAAGGACTCCTCCGTGGCCATCGTGCGCGTGGAGCAGCTCTACCCGTACCCCGCGGACGAGCTCTCGGGGCTCGTGGCGAAGATGCCGAAGCTCGCCGAGCTCCTCTGGGTGCAGGAGGAGCCGCGCAACGCGGGCGCCTGGCACTTCATGTTCCCCCGCCTGCACGACCTGGCTTCCGCGCGCGCGGGGGGTGTGCCGCTCAAGGTCGGCTACGTGGGCCGTGCGGAGGCCGCGAGCCCCGCCACCGGCTTCACGAAGACGCACGACCTGGAGCAGCAGCTGATCGTCGAGCAAGCCGTCCTCCGAGGAAATACGAATGGCCGTTGA
- the odhB gene encoding 2-oxoglutarate dehydrogenase complex dihydrolipoyllysine-residue succinyltransferase, whose product MAVEIKVPPLGESITEAVIGKWNKKAGDAVSADEPLVVLETDKVTIDVPAPAAGTLGSIAFKDGDKVTVGAVLGTIEAGAGAGASAPAAAAAAPAAAPAPAAAAPAGQDGQRITPTARRMAEDHGLDPAQLKGSGAGGRITKEDVLGHVKGGAPAPASTPAPAAAPAPAAPSGPRANAAREERVKMTPLRRRVAERLVMAQSTAAILTTFNEVDMGGVMAVRKQYNEKFQAKHGVKLGFMSFFVRAAIEALKAFPQINAEIDGEDVVFKKYYDIGVAVSGTRGLVVPVIRDADQLGLADLEKKIAEFGQKAKNDKLALADLQGGTFTISNGGTFGSMLSTPILNPPQTGILGMHNIVERPVARDGQVVIRPVMYLALSYDHRLVDGREAVQFLVRIKDCIEDPTRMLLEV is encoded by the coding sequence ATGGCCGTTGAGATCAAGGTTCCGCCCCTGGGCGAGTCGATCACCGAAGCCGTCATCGGCAAGTGGAACAAGAAGGCCGGCGACGCCGTGAGCGCGGACGAGCCGCTCGTCGTGCTGGAGACCGACAAGGTCACCATCGACGTGCCCGCTCCCGCCGCCGGCACCCTGGGCAGCATCGCGTTCAAGGACGGTGACAAGGTCACCGTGGGCGCCGTGCTCGGCACGATCGAGGCCGGCGCCGGCGCTGGCGCTTCTGCGCCCGCGGCCGCCGCTGCGGCTCCGGCCGCTGCGCCGGCGCCTGCGGCCGCCGCGCCCGCGGGCCAGGACGGCCAGCGCATCACCCCCACCGCGCGCCGCATGGCCGAGGACCACGGCCTGGACCCCGCGCAGCTCAAGGGCTCGGGCGCCGGGGGCCGCATCACCAAGGAGGACGTGCTGGGTCACGTGAAGGGCGGCGCCCCCGCTCCGGCCTCCACGCCCGCCCCGGCCGCAGCGCCCGCCCCGGCCGCGCCCTCCGGCCCGCGCGCCAACGCCGCGCGCGAGGAGCGGGTGAAGATGACCCCGCTGCGCCGCCGCGTCGCCGAGCGCCTGGTGATGGCGCAGAGCACCGCCGCCATCCTCACCACCTTCAACGAGGTGGACATGGGCGGGGTGATGGCGGTGCGCAAGCAGTACAACGAGAAGTTCCAGGCCAAGCACGGCGTGAAGCTCGGCTTCATGAGCTTCTTCGTGCGCGCCGCGATCGAGGCCCTCAAGGCCTTCCCGCAGATCAACGCGGAGATCGACGGCGAGGACGTGGTCTTCAAGAAGTACTACGACATCGGCGTGGCGGTGAGCGGCACCCGCGGCCTCGTGGTCCCGGTCATCCGGGACGCGGACCAGCTGGGCCTCGCGGACCTGGAGAAGAAGATCGCCGAGTTCGGCCAGAAGGCGAAGAACGACAAGCTCGCGCTGGCGGACCTGCAGGGCGGCACCTTCACCATCTCCAACGGGGGCACCTTCGGCTCCATGCTCTCCACCCCCATCCTCAACCCGCCGCAGACGGGCATCCTGGGGATGCACAACATCGTGGAGCGCCCGGTGGCGCGCGACGGCCAGGTGGTCATCCGCCCGGTGATGTACCTCGCCCTGTCCTACGATCACCGCCTGGTGGACGGCCGGGAGGCCGTGCAGTTCCTCGTCCGCATCAAGGACTGCATCGAGGACCCCACGCGCATGCTGCTCGAGGTCTGA
- a CDS encoding cold-shock protein, whose protein sequence is MATGTVKWFNDAKGFGFITQDGGGEDVFCHHTAIQTQGFRTLAEGQKVEFDVGRGPKGLQAQNVRPL, encoded by the coding sequence ATGGCAACTGGTACCGTGAAGTGGTTCAACGACGCGAAGGGCTTCGGCTTCATCACCCAGGACGGGGGCGGCGAGGACGTGTTCTGCCACCACACCGCCATCCAGACCCAGGGCTTCCGCACCCTGGCTGAGGGTCAGAAGGTGGAGTTCGACGTCGGCCGTGGCCCCAAGGGCCTGCAGGCCCAGAACGTCCGCCCGCTGTAA
- a CDS encoding DUF4253 domain-containing protein has translation MKPPASLKALAARLEACGVDPSGLALLPGAREPLPRLVVPGAGARALWERLREASSDTGHYPLLLGPEDELELLLEQLGASEDEDTAALLSEAEQLAPEPAGWAGARLAGLVQLMQAAGLEPQLDAQELADAEAALEAEEAAEAGEAGGGGRAAAGGLRFTHEAGTGAPFARVALALVPACAEPWQAPVRLRFGGFNECPSPAQHGAMLRHWQGRYGAEPVALGHDTLELRVLRPPTEPEACLQLAREQAAYCAELAAPGPEALAQLAGRLQGAGSWRFWWE, from the coding sequence GTGAAGCCACCTGCCTCGCTCAAGGCCCTGGCCGCCCGCCTGGAGGCCTGTGGAGTGGACCCTTCGGGGCTCGCCCTGCTGCCCGGCGCGCGCGAGCCCCTGCCCCGGCTCGTGGTCCCGGGCGCCGGCGCGCGCGCCCTCTGGGAGCGGCTGCGCGAGGCGAGCTCCGACACCGGGCACTACCCGCTGCTGCTCGGCCCCGAGGACGAGCTGGAGCTGCTGCTCGAGCAGCTGGGGGCGAGCGAGGACGAGGACACCGCCGCGCTGCTGAGCGAGGCGGAGCAGCTCGCGCCCGAGCCCGCGGGCTGGGCCGGGGCGCGGCTCGCCGGGCTCGTGCAGCTGATGCAGGCGGCGGGGCTGGAGCCGCAGCTGGATGCGCAGGAGCTCGCGGACGCGGAGGCGGCGCTGGAGGCCGAGGAGGCCGCCGAGGCGGGCGAGGCGGGCGGCGGAGGCCGGGCAGCGGCGGGGGGCCTGCGCTTCACGCACGAGGCGGGCACGGGGGCGCCCTTCGCGCGCGTGGCGCTCGCGCTGGTGCCGGCGTGCGCCGAGCCCTGGCAGGCGCCGGTGCGCCTGCGCTTCGGGGGCTTCAACGAGTGCCCCTCCCCTGCCCAGCACGGCGCCATGCTGCGGCACTGGCAGGGGCGCTACGGGGCGGAGCCGGTGGCGCTGGGCCACGACACCCTGGAGCTGCGCGTGCTGCGCCCGCCCACCGAGCCCGAGGCCTGCCTGCAGCTCGCGCGCGAGCAGGCGGCCTACTGCGCCGAGCTCGCCGCCCCCGGCCCCGAGGCGCTCGCCCAGCTCGCCGGGAGGCTGCAGGGCGCGGGCAGCTGGCGCTTCTGGTGGGAGTGA
- a CDS encoding M20 family metallopeptidase, translating to MSQPSFDPSIANASSERIWEQEILPALERYIRIPNKSPAFAPDWKAQGHMDAAVQLIAGWCREQVAHIPGLKVEVVQLHNEKGEARTPVILLEVPGSSASSDTVLLYGHLDKQPEMTGWRKGLSPWEPKREGDKLYGRGGADDGYSAFASLAALRLLKEQGLPHARCVVLVEACEESGSYDLPAYIEALAPRIGSPSLVVCLDSGCANYEQLWMTTSLRGLVAGNLRVDILTEGVHSGDASGVVPSSFRILRQLLSRVEDEATGRIKVDALHTAIPPERQAQAKAVADTLDKDLFSRFPWVEGSHPVSTDHTELVLNRTWRPALSLTGVDGMPPLASAGNVLRPGTALKLSMRIPPRVDPSAASRALKEALEKDPPYGAKVRFEGEKASAGWDAPPLEKWLEQAVDAASRTYFGKPAMALGEGGTIPFMEMLGRKFPKAQFLITGVLGPGSNAHGPNEFLHIPTGKKLTACVASVIAAHAKR from the coding sequence ATGAGCCAGCCGAGCTTCGACCCTTCCATCGCCAACGCCTCCTCCGAGCGCATCTGGGAGCAGGAGATCCTGCCCGCGCTCGAGCGCTACATCCGCATCCCCAACAAGAGCCCCGCCTTCGCCCCGGACTGGAAGGCCCAGGGCCACATGGACGCCGCCGTGCAGCTCATCGCTGGCTGGTGCCGCGAGCAGGTGGCGCACATCCCGGGGCTGAAGGTGGAGGTGGTGCAGCTCCACAACGAGAAGGGCGAGGCGCGCACCCCGGTCATCCTCCTCGAGGTGCCGGGCTCCTCCGCCAGCAGCGACACCGTGCTGCTCTACGGCCACCTGGACAAGCAGCCGGAGATGACCGGCTGGCGCAAGGGGCTGAGCCCCTGGGAGCCCAAGCGCGAGGGCGACAAGCTCTACGGGCGCGGCGGCGCGGACGACGGCTACTCGGCCTTCGCGAGCCTCGCGGCGCTGCGCCTGCTCAAGGAGCAGGGCCTGCCGCACGCGCGCTGCGTGGTGCTGGTGGAGGCCTGCGAGGAGAGCGGCAGCTACGACCTGCCCGCGTACATCGAGGCGCTCGCGCCGCGCATCGGCAGCCCCAGCCTCGTGGTGTGCCTGGACTCGGGCTGCGCGAACTACGAGCAGCTGTGGATGACCACGTCCTTGCGCGGCCTGGTCGCCGGCAACCTGCGCGTGGACATCCTCACCGAGGGCGTGCACTCGGGTGACGCGAGCGGCGTGGTCCCCTCCTCCTTCCGCATCCTGCGCCAGCTGCTCAGCCGCGTGGAGGACGAGGCGACGGGCCGCATCAAGGTGGACGCGCTGCACACGGCCATCCCGCCCGAGCGCCAGGCGCAGGCGAAGGCCGTGGCGGACACGCTGGACAAGGATCTCTTCAGCCGCTTCCCCTGGGTCGAGGGCAGCCACCCCGTCTCCACGGACCACACCGAGCTGGTGCTCAACCGCACCTGGCGCCCCGCGCTCTCGCTCACCGGCGTGGACGGCATGCCCCCGCTCGCGAGCGCCGGCAACGTGCTGCGCCCCGGCACCGCGCTGAAGCTCTCCATGCGCATCCCGCCCCGGGTGGACCCGTCCGCGGCGAGCCGCGCGCTGAAGGAGGCGCTGGAGAAGGACCCGCCCTACGGCGCCAAGGTGCGCTTCGAGGGCGAGAAGGCCAGCGCCGGCTGGGACGCGCCGCCGCTCGAGAAGTGGCTCGAGCAGGCCGTGGACGCCGCGAGCCGCACCTACTTCGGCAAGCCCGCCATGGCCCTGGGCGAGGGCGGCACCATCCCCTTCATGGAGATGCTCGGCCGCAAGTTCCCCAAGGCCCAGTTCCTCATCACCGGCGTGCTGGGGCCCGGCAGCAACGCGCACGGCCCCAACGAGTTCCTGCACATCCCCACCGGCAAGAAGCTCACCGCCTGCGTGGCCAGCGTCATCGCCGCGCACGCGAAGCGCTGA
- a CDS encoding pyridoxal-dependent decarboxylase, whose amino-acid sequence MSTRALLEEVLRLAAAYEEGLPERHVGPRAGVAALREVLGGPLPERGEDPRRVITALARDADPGVVAMAGPRYFGFVTGGRLPVALAADWLTSTWDQNGCLAVMSPAVSVLEEVAGTWVKGLLGIPQEAGVGFVTGSQVANFTAMLAARNALLRRAGWDLERDGVRGSPPLHVVMGEEAHSSVQRALRYLGVGTRDVHAVPVDAQGRLRAEALGPVLARLEGPVLVCAQAGNVNTGACDALEPIADACERRGAWLHVDGAFGLWAAAAPARRHLVRGLERAQSWALDAHKWLNVPYDSAMVAVQPASALKDAISVSAAYLPQGGGERNALEYGLEMSRRARGLTVYAALRSLGREGVAELVERCCRLAARFAERLAAEGGVQVLNEVVLNQALVRFAPAGLSAAEADALTRAVIARVQQEGTCWLGGTVWQGVAAVRLSVSNASTREADIDRSAEAVLAAYRAERGAR is encoded by the coding sequence ATGAGCACGCGTGCGTTGCTGGAGGAGGTGCTGCGGCTCGCCGCGGCCTACGAGGAGGGCCTGCCCGAGCGCCACGTCGGTCCCCGGGCAGGGGTGGCGGCGCTGCGCGAGGTGCTGGGCGGGCCCTTGCCGGAGCGGGGCGAGGACCCACGGCGGGTCATCACCGCGCTCGCCCGCGACGCGGACCCGGGCGTGGTGGCCATGGCGGGCCCGCGCTACTTCGGCTTCGTCACCGGTGGGCGGCTCCCGGTGGCGCTCGCCGCCGACTGGCTCACCTCCACGTGGGACCAGAACGGCTGCCTCGCGGTGATGTCCCCGGCCGTCTCGGTGCTCGAGGAGGTGGCGGGCACCTGGGTGAAGGGGCTGCTGGGCATCCCGCAGGAGGCGGGCGTGGGCTTCGTCACCGGCTCGCAGGTGGCCAACTTCACCGCGATGCTCGCCGCGCGCAACGCCCTGCTGCGCCGCGCGGGCTGGGACCTGGAGCGCGACGGGGTGCGCGGCAGCCCGCCCCTGCACGTGGTGATGGGCGAGGAGGCCCACTCCTCGGTGCAGCGCGCCCTGCGCTACCTGGGCGTGGGCACGCGGGACGTGCACGCGGTGCCGGTGGACGCGCAGGGACGGCTGCGCGCGGAGGCGCTGGGCCCGGTGCTCGCGCGCCTCGAGGGGCCCGTGCTCGTCTGCGCCCAGGCGGGCAACGTGAACACCGGCGCCTGCGACGCGCTGGAGCCCATCGCGGACGCCTGCGAGCGGCGCGGGGCCTGGCTGCACGTGGATGGCGCCTTCGGCCTGTGGGCGGCCGCGGCGCCGGCGCGCCGGCACCTGGTGCGCGGCCTCGAGCGCGCCCAGTCCTGGGCCCTGGACGCGCACAAGTGGCTCAACGTCCCCTACGACTCGGCGATGGTGGCCGTGCAGCCCGCGAGCGCGCTGAAGGACGCCATCTCGGTGAGCGCGGCCTACCTCCCGCAGGGCGGCGGCGAGCGCAACGCGCTGGAGTACGGGCTCGAGATGTCCCGGCGCGCGCGCGGGCTCACCGTGTACGCGGCGCTGCGCTCGCTGGGGCGCGAGGGCGTGGCCGAGCTGGTGGAGCGCTGCTGCCGGCTCGCCGCGCGCTTCGCCGAGCGGCTCGCGGCGGAAGGCGGCGTGCAGGTGCTCAACGAGGTGGTGCTCAACCAGGCGCTGGTGCGCTTCGCGCCCGCGGGGCTCTCGGCGGCCGAGGCAGATGCGCTCACCCGCGCCGTCATCGCCCGCGTGCAGCAGGAGGGCACCTGCTGGCTCGGCGGCACCGTGTGGCAGGGCGTCGCCGCGGTGCGGCTGAGCGTGTCCAACGCGAGCACCCGGGAGGCGGACATCGACCGCTCGGCGGAGGCGGTGCTCGCGGCGTACCGGGCGGAGCGGGGAGCGCGGTAG